From Acidobacteriota bacterium, a single genomic window includes:
- a CDS encoding alcohol dehydrogenase yields the protein MKAIRFHEHGGVGVLKYEDGPEPDIQPTEVLVKVKACALNHLDLWVRNGVRAWKLPMPHIVGSDISGEVAQVGALVTNAKAGDRILLAPGISCGQCEACLKGLDSACRSYTIFGVMVDGGYAEYVKSPAVNVVPIPGDLNFDEAASVPLVFLTAWHMLFTRAGLAPGEEVLVVGAGSGVGIAAIQVAKLAGCRVIATAGSDAKLAKARELGADEGINHGRQSIAEQVSRLTHKRGVDVIVEHVGQAVWEDCFNSLATYGRLVTCGATSGGEIRLNVQALFGRQRSVLGSYMGGKGELMDVLKLIGQRKLRPVIDSVFPLAEAREAQKKMESRDFFGKILLRP from the coding sequence ATGAAAGCAATTCGGTTTCATGAGCACGGTGGGGTCGGCGTTCTGAAATACGAGGATGGGCCGGAACCCGATATTCAACCAACGGAAGTGCTGGTCAAAGTAAAAGCCTGCGCGCTGAACCACCTCGATCTGTGGGTGCGCAATGGCGTGCGCGCCTGGAAGCTGCCCATGCCGCACATTGTGGGCAGTGATATCTCGGGCGAGGTTGCGCAGGTCGGCGCTCTGGTAACGAACGCAAAAGCGGGCGACCGCATTCTGCTGGCGCCCGGGATCAGTTGCGGGCAGTGCGAGGCGTGCTTGAAAGGCCTCGATAGCGCCTGCCGCAGCTACACGATTTTCGGCGTGATGGTGGATGGCGGCTATGCCGAATACGTGAAATCGCCCGCGGTGAATGTGGTTCCGATTCCTGGTGATTTAAATTTTGACGAGGCTGCTTCGGTGCCGCTGGTTTTCCTGACGGCGTGGCACATGCTTTTCACCCGGGCCGGGCTCGCGCCGGGCGAGGAAGTGCTGGTAGTGGGCGCCGGTTCCGGCGTAGGGATCGCCGCCATCCAGGTGGCGAAGCTTGCGGGATGCCGCGTGATCGCTACAGCGGGCAGTGATGCAAAGCTTGCCAAAGCCCGTGAGCTTGGCGCCGACGAAGGCATTAACCATGGGCGGCAATCCATCGCCGAACAAGTGTCTCGCCTGACCCACAAGCGCGGCGTGGACGTGATTGTGGAGCACGTGGGCCAGGCCGTGTGGGAAGATTGTTTCAATTCACTCGCGACCTACGGGCGCCTGGTAACCTGCGGAGCAACATCCGGCGGCGAAATCAGGCTGAATGTGCAGGCGTTGTTCGGGCGGCAACGGAGCGTCCTGGGCTCGTACATGGGCGGCAAAGGTGAATTGATGGACGTTCTGAAGCTGATTGGCCAGCGGAAGCTGCGGCCGGTCATCGATTCCGTTTTCCCGCTGGCGGAAGCTCGTGAAGCGCAGAAGAAAATGGAGAGCCGGGATTTCTTTGGGAAAATCCTGCTGCGGCCGTGA
- a CDS encoding metallophosphoesterase, with protein sequence MKRLALFGGIYNNHLALAAAIEDARRRNADDFYCLGDLGAFGPYPDRVYPILREHSVQCIQGNYDNSLAGGLADCQCGYTDPRDNHFARVSYNYTFKNTSADNKAWLRTLPETLSLEVDGRRVLLCHGSPRRMNEFLWESTSPDSFLEHLLDQSNADVICVTHTGIKWHRELPAKRHFINVGVLGRPENDGATNVWYTLLAINDGEVKVEFVPVDYDFEKLAGEMRTENLPAEFIETILSGWWTTCLEVLPHKERARGRF encoded by the coding sequence ATGAAACGACTTGCCCTGTTCGGCGGCATCTACAACAACCATCTGGCGCTTGCAGCGGCGATTGAGGACGCGCGCCGCCGCAACGCGGATGACTTCTACTGCCTCGGCGACCTGGGCGCATTTGGACCCTATCCCGACCGGGTCTATCCCATCTTGCGCGAGCACAGCGTCCAGTGCATTCAGGGCAATTACGACAATTCGCTTGCCGGCGGGCTGGCCGACTGCCAGTGCGGTTACACCGATCCGCGCGACAATCACTTTGCGCGCGTCAGCTACAACTACACGTTCAAAAACACCTCGGCAGACAACAAAGCATGGCTGCGCACCTTGCCGGAAACTCTCAGCCTTGAAGTTGATGGCCGCCGTGTTCTCTTGTGCCACGGTTCCCCGCGCCGGATGAATGAATTCCTCTGGGAATCCACCAGCCCCGATTCTTTTCTCGAACATCTACTCGACCAGTCGAATGCTGACGTTATCTGCGTGACGCATACGGGCATCAAATGGCATCGCGAGCTTCCCGCGAAGCGCCACTTCATCAACGTGGGAGTGCTGGGCCGGCCGGAAAACGACGGCGCTACGAATGTCTGGTACACGCTGCTGGCCATCAATGACGGCGAAGTGAAGGTGGAATTCGTCCCCGTCGATTACGATTTTGAAAAGCTAGCCGGCGAAATGCGGACGGAAAACCTGCCCGCGGAGTTCATAGAAACCATTCTCAGCGGCTGGTGGACCACCTGCCTTGAAGTCCTTCCCCACAAGGAGCGCGCCCGCGGGCGATTCTGA
- a CDS encoding 4a-hydroxytetrahydrobiopterin dehydratase translates to MAALNKNEIQQKLKDMRGWSQVGKSIQKRYTLKSFLPAIGLVNKIAEAAEKAQHHPDITINYNVVGIALSTHSEGGITQKDFDLAQQIDKLAETHP, encoded by the coding sequence ATGGCGGCACTCAACAAGAATGAAATCCAGCAAAAACTGAAAGACATGCGAGGATGGTCCCAGGTGGGGAAGTCCATTCAAAAAAGGTATACGCTCAAGTCGTTCCTGCCCGCCATCGGCCTGGTGAACAAGATTGCCGAGGCGGCGGAAAAAGCCCAGCACCACCCGGACATCACCATCAATTACAACGTGGTGGGCATCGCGCTTTCCACGCACAGCGAAGGCGGCATTACCCAGAAAGACTTTGATCTCGCGCAACAGATTGACAAGCTGGCAGAAACCCACCCATAG
- a CDS encoding ZIP family magnesium transporter, giving the protein MLFAIEISLVLAVAAGVANLFGASIVSARAWSRPFLAYFLALGSGFMLATAMTEMIPESLRLAPVEGSVLILAGYLIVHIFEHVWPAHFHFGEETHKEEFARSRVAYTALGGLLVHTFFDGVAIVSGFMVSTWLGTVIFGATILHNVPEGFTISSVMVTAGKGRGSGMKAAGALGISRILGVLTMGLAHRWVALGLALSAGATLYVAASDLIPEVNKKPGIRIALTVGAGVALVVVLKTLFM; this is encoded by the coding sequence ATGTTATTCGCCATTGAGATCAGCCTGGTGCTCGCGGTGGCTGCAGGAGTTGCCAATCTATTTGGCGCCTCCATCGTTTCGGCGAGGGCCTGGAGCCGGCCGTTCCTTGCATACTTTCTTGCGCTGGGTTCCGGCTTTATGCTTGCCACCGCCATGACGGAGATGATCCCGGAAAGCCTGCGCCTGGCACCGGTTGAAGGGTCAGTGCTTATCCTGGCCGGTTACCTGATTGTTCACATCTTTGAGCATGTGTGGCCCGCTCATTTCCACTTTGGCGAAGAAACCCACAAAGAGGAATTTGCCCGCAGCCGCGTGGCCTACACGGCGCTGGGCGGCCTGCTGGTCCACACTTTTTTCGACGGCGTGGCCATTGTCTCTGGCTTTATGGTCTCAACCTGGCTCGGCACGGTCATTTTCGGCGCCACCATTCTGCACAACGTCCCCGAAGGTTTTACGATCTCCTCGGTGATGGTGACGGCGGGCAAGGGCCGCGGCTCAGGCATGAAAGCAGCGGGCGCACTCGGCATCTCAAGAATTTTGGGAGTTCTCACCATGGGACTGGCACACCGGTGGGTGGCTCTTGGGCTGGCGCTTTCCGCCGGGGCGACGCTTTACGTGGCGGCTTCCGACCTGATTCCCGAAGTAAATAAGAAGCCGGGCATCAGGATTGCACTCACGGTCGGTGCCGGCGTCGCCCTGGTTGTGGTGCTGAAGACACTCTTTATGTAG
- a CDS encoding xanthine dehydrogenase, with product MSDVFNEIVRLRKEGRKGALATIIQVQGSIPSYECSKILVRDDGSIVGTVGGGCVEADVWSVAQDVMREEKPRRLHFNLNANPEYDTGLVCGGSLDIFVEPIMATPTLYLFGGGHVSLNVSKVAGLAGFDIVVCDDREAFANKERFPSAVATHAGPWEEIFPQISPNGLSYIVIATRGHKADLDCLRWAASTQARYVGMVGSKRKLAEFFKLLSADGVSSDQLERVHSPVGLDIGALTPEEIAVSIVAEMIAVRRSVSPSAASLTWKPRVHQTS from the coding sequence ATGAGCGATGTCTTCAACGAAATCGTCAGGCTGCGGAAAGAAGGCCGCAAGGGCGCGCTTGCTACGATCATTCAGGTTCAAGGCTCGATTCCCAGCTACGAATGTTCCAAGATTCTGGTTCGCGATGACGGCTCAATTGTGGGCACGGTCGGCGGCGGCTGCGTTGAGGCGGATGTCTGGTCCGTTGCGCAAGACGTGATGCGGGAAGAGAAGCCGCGCCGATTGCATTTTAATCTGAACGCCAATCCGGAATATGACACGGGCCTGGTCTGCGGCGGCTCGCTCGACATTTTTGTTGAGCCGATCATGGCGACGCCCACGCTCTATCTGTTCGGCGGGGGGCACGTTTCACTCAACGTGTCGAAAGTGGCCGGCCTTGCGGGATTTGACATCGTCGTCTGCGACGACCGCGAGGCCTTCGCCAACAAGGAGCGGTTTCCCTCTGCTGTCGCGACGCACGCAGGGCCATGGGAAGAAATTTTCCCGCAGATCTCGCCCAATGGCCTCTCCTACATCGTGATCGCCACTCGAGGGCACAAGGCTGATCTTGACTGCCTGCGCTGGGCGGCCAGCACGCAGGCCCGTTACGTCGGCATGGTAGGCAGCAAGCGGAAGCTGGCCGAATTCTTCAAGCTTCTCTCTGCAGACGGCGTATCCAGCGACCAGCTTGAGCGGGTCCACTCGCCCGTGGGCCTCGATATCGGCGCGCTTACGCCGGAAGAGATTGCCGTCTCCATCGTGGCGGAAATGATTGCCGTGCGCCGAAGTGTGTCTCCCTCTGCCGCCTCGCTCACCTGGAAACCCAGAGTGCACCAAACTTCATGA
- a CDS encoding nucleotidyltransferase family protein yields MSRPLAPHRDVPSLQATAGVILAAGESSRMGTDKALLMYRGRTFLENIICQLRDAGVQRVVVVLGHHADLIQQSIDLTSVEVVVNRDYRLGQTSSLQAGLRRLSESRAESTLLCLVDHPSISVDTIQKLIQYFTSSGSPVIVPQLRGKHGHPVLLGRELFSQILSLGPGQGADTLIHHYHDRTEFVEVTDPGILLDVDDPESYRWLAE; encoded by the coding sequence ATGAGCCGTCCACTGGCGCCCCACAGGGATGTGCCCTCGCTGCAAGCCACCGCTGGTGTAATTCTCGCCGCAGGCGAATCTTCCCGCATGGGCACGGACAAGGCCCTGCTGATGTATCGCGGGCGGACTTTTCTGGAAAATATTATCTGCCAGCTACGCGATGCGGGCGTCCAGCGCGTTGTTGTGGTTTTAGGCCACCACGCCGACCTGATCCAGCAGAGCATTGACCTCACTTCGGTTGAGGTCGTCGTCAATCGGGATTACCGCCTGGGTCAGACCTCATCCCTCCAGGCAGGTTTGCGCAGGCTGAGCGAAAGCAGGGCGGAAAGCACCCTCCTGTGTCTCGTAGATCATCCGTCGATTTCGGTGGATACAATCCAGAAGTTAATCCAATACTTCACATCTTCCGGAAGCCCGGTTATCGTTCCACAGCTGCGAGGCAAGCACGGCCATCCGGTCTTGCTGGGCAGGGAATTGTTCAGCCAGATCCTGTCGCTCGGTCCCGGCCAGGGCGCCGACACCTTGATTCACCACTACCACGACCGGACGGAATTTGTCGAAGTCACTGACCCTGGCATCCTGCTCGACGTCGACGACCCCGAAAGCTACCGCTGGCTGGCAGAATAG
- the pdxS gene encoding pyridoxal 5'-phosphate synthase lyase subunit PdxS — protein MWEYDQQMKLKIGLAEMLKGGVIMDVTNAEQARIAEDAGACSVMALERVPADIRKEGGVARMASIKIIKEIMKAVTIPVMAKARIGHFAEAQVLESVGVDYIDESEVLTPADEEHHIHKWPYKAPFVCGARNLGEALRRIGEGAAMVRTKGEAGSGNIVEAVRHMRAITSEIRLLTTLREEELMSKAKELGAPLDLVKWVAQNGKLPVPNFSAGGVATPADASLVMQLGAEAVFVGSGIFKSADPANRAKAIVRATTHYNEPAILAECSEELGEAMRGLDIAKIDPKEMLQTRGW, from the coding sequence ATGTGGGAGTATGACCAGCAGATGAAACTCAAAATCGGCCTGGCCGAGATGCTGAAGGGCGGCGTGATCATGGACGTCACGAACGCCGAGCAGGCCCGGATTGCCGAAGACGCCGGCGCCTGCTCAGTGATGGCGCTGGAGCGCGTCCCGGCGGACATCCGCAAAGAGGGCGGCGTGGCGCGGATGGCGTCGATCAAGATCATTAAGGAGATTATGAAAGCGGTCACCATTCCTGTGATGGCCAAGGCGCGGATCGGCCATTTTGCCGAGGCGCAGGTGCTGGAATCAGTGGGCGTCGATTACATCGATGAGAGCGAAGTGCTCACGCCCGCCGACGAAGAACACCACATCCACAAATGGCCTTACAAAGCTCCGTTTGTCTGCGGCGCCCGAAATTTGGGCGAGGCGCTCAGGAGGATTGGCGAAGGCGCGGCAATGGTCCGCACCAAAGGAGAAGCAGGTTCCGGCAACATCGTGGAAGCTGTTCGCCACATGCGCGCCATTACCAGTGAGATTCGCCTGCTGACGACGTTGCGCGAAGAAGAATTGATGTCGAAAGCCAAAGAACTGGGCGCGCCGCTCGACCTGGTGAAATGGGTGGCGCAAAATGGCAAGTTGCCGGTGCCGAACTTCTCCGCGGGCGGCGTTGCCACTCCCGCCGATGCCTCGCTGGTGATGCAGCTGGGCGCCGAGGCTGTATTTGTGGGCTCGGGCATCTTCAAGTCGGCTGATCCGGCCAACCGTGCCAAGGCTATTGTTCGCGCCACTACCCACTACAATGAACCGGCCATCCTGGCCGAGTGTTCAGAAGAGCTGGGCGAAGCCATGCGCGGCCTCGACATCGCCAAGATTGACCCGAAAGAGATGCTGCAAACCAGAGGGTGGTAA
- a CDS encoding OsmC family peroxiredoxin encodes MPVRKAEAQWNGTLLEGNGHMKTATGSYDGPFSFKSRMENGEGTNPEELIAAAHAGCFSMAFSATVGKAGFMPKSVHTTASVHFDKVESGFAITSIDLETEARIAGIDEAKFQELAEAARKGCPVSMALAGTTINLKARLLK; translated from the coding sequence ATGCCAGTTCGCAAGGCTGAAGCACAATGGAACGGAACACTTCTTGAGGGAAACGGCCATATGAAAACGGCCACGGGTTCCTATGACGGCCCGTTCAGTTTCAAGTCGCGCATGGAGAACGGCGAAGGCACAAACCCCGAGGAACTGATTGCGGCCGCGCATGCGGGATGCTTCTCGATGGCCTTCTCGGCGACGGTCGGCAAGGCCGGATTCATGCCCAAGAGCGTTCACACAACCGCCTCCGTGCACTTTGACAAAGTGGAATCAGGTTTTGCCATCACCAGTATCGACCTTGAAACCGAAGCACGAATTGCCGGGATAGATGAAGCCAAATTTCAGGAGCTGGCGGAAGCCGCCAGGAAGGGCTGCCCGGTTTCCATGGCGCTGGCAGGCACCACGATTAACCTGAAAGCAAGGCTCCTCAAGTAG
- a CDS encoding putative metal-dependent hydrolase yields the protein MSELQYPIGKFQFPANISDADRQKSIQQIEEAPASLWSAVTGLSEQQLDTPYREGGWTVRQVVHHVADSHMNAFVRFKLAMTEDQPTIKTYQQERWAELPDAKTVPVVVSLNLLDSVHKRFATLLRSMSAADFARMMNHPEQGVVNLDRYLNLYAWHGRHHVAHITSLRNRMGW from the coding sequence ATGAGCGAGCTTCAATATCCTATCGGCAAGTTCCAGTTTCCCGCGAACATCTCCGACGCGGACCGGCAGAAAAGTATCCAACAGATTGAAGAGGCTCCCGCGAGCCTGTGGTCTGCCGTAACGGGGCTTTCGGAACAACAGCTCGACACCCCTTACCGCGAAGGCGGCTGGACTGTGCGCCAGGTGGTGCACCATGTGGCAGACAGCCACATGAACGCTTTTGTCCGCTTCAAGCTGGCAATGACCGAAGACCAGCCCACGATCAAGACGTATCAGCAGGAGCGCTGGGCGGAACTTCCTGACGCGAAGACGGTGCCGGTTGTGGTATCGCTGAACCTCCTTGATTCCGTGCATAAGCGTTTTGCCACTCTGCTCAGATCCATGAGCGCCGCCGACTTTGCGCGCATGATGAATCACCCGGAACAAGGCGTCGTCAACCTTGACCGCTACCTGAATCTTTATGCGTGGCACGGACGTCACCACGTAGCACACATCACCTCCCTGCGTAACCGAATGGGATGGTGA
- a CDS encoding proline dehydrogenase — protein MPGMMRGALLWASRNNWLRERATRYKFVRGGVTRFMPGEELRDALAAARALENQGLGTVLTHLGENVSTAAEAEAVTRHYLEAIAQARAASLGSELSVKLTHLGLDLSHELCQANVQKLIQAAGGVSIVWIDMESSANVDATLDVYRNLRRAYSNVGVCLQSYLYRTADDLASLLPMGPAIRLVKGAYLEPAKVAFPRKEEVDENYFTLAARLLNKQACSAGVRTVIATHDLNLIHRVEALAHDEGLTAADFQFVMLYGIQRAEQLRLARDGWRSGVLISYGAFWFPWYMRRLAERPANVGFVIRNLLRE, from the coding sequence ATGCCAGGGATGATGCGAGGGGCTCTGCTGTGGGCTTCTCGGAACAACTGGTTGCGCGAACGTGCAACGCGGTACAAGTTTGTCCGCGGCGGCGTGACGCGGTTCATGCCGGGTGAAGAACTTCGAGATGCGCTGGCCGCCGCGCGCGCTCTGGAAAATCAGGGCCTCGGCACGGTACTGACGCATCTGGGCGAAAACGTCTCGACCGCCGCAGAGGCTGAAGCGGTGACCCGGCATTACCTTGAAGCTATCGCGCAAGCTCGCGCCGCCAGCCTCGGCTCTGAACTTTCAGTGAAGCTGACGCACCTGGGGCTCGACCTCAGCCACGAACTCTGCCAGGCTAATGTTCAGAAGTTGATTCAGGCAGCAGGAGGCGTCTCCATCGTCTGGATTGACATGGAATCAAGCGCGAATGTGGATGCGACCCTCGATGTCTACCGAAATCTTCGCCGCGCATATTCGAACGTCGGCGTCTGCCTGCAGTCTTATCTCTACCGGACAGCCGATGACCTGGCTTCGCTGCTGCCAATGGGCCCTGCAATCCGGCTGGTGAAAGGGGCCTACCTCGAACCGGCCAAAGTGGCCTTCCCTCGAAAAGAGGAAGTGGACGAAAATTATTTCACCCTGGCTGCCCGACTCTTGAATAAGCAAGCTTGCAGCGCCGGCGTTCGCACCGTAATCGCCACGCACGATCTCAACCTGATCCATCGTGTGGAAGCGCTGGCGCACGATGAAGGCCTGACCGCGGCGGATTTTCAGTTTGTGATGTTATACGGCATTCAGCGGGCGGAGCAGCTCCGACTGGCGCGGGACGGATGGCGGTCCGGAGTTCTCATCTCGTATGGGGCGTTCTGGTTTCCTTGGTACATGCGGCGGTTGGCTGAGCGGCCCGCGAACGTCGGCTTTGTCATCAGAAATCTGCTGAGAGAGTAG
- a CDS encoding MBL fold metallo-hydrolase: MLHEILPVGMLQCNCSVVADDATNEAIVIDPGDEIERVQRILAKHDLKVRYIIATHAHIDHVGGLKKLHETTGAPVLMHEADLPLYQNLAAQAAWLGVDTPGMVGVDQFLKEGDSVRWGTLSVEVLHTPGHSPGSLSLHLPGDDARIFAGDTLFQGSIGRADLWGGSHQQLLRSIHEKLLRFPDETPVFPGHGLSTTIGRERESNPFLQDL, from the coding sequence ATGCTTCATGAAATACTTCCCGTTGGCATGCTGCAGTGCAACTGCTCGGTGGTGGCGGATGACGCGACCAATGAAGCGATCGTCATCGATCCGGGCGATGAGATCGAGCGCGTGCAGCGGATCCTCGCCAAGCACGACCTCAAGGTGCGCTATATCATCGCCACGCATGCGCACATTGATCACGTCGGCGGACTCAAGAAACTGCATGAGACCACGGGCGCTCCCGTGCTGATGCACGAAGCCGACCTACCGCTCTATCAGAACCTGGCCGCGCAAGCCGCCTGGCTGGGCGTGGATACGCCTGGCATGGTCGGGGTCGACCAGTTTCTGAAGGAAGGCGACAGCGTGCGCTGGGGCACGCTGTCCGTCGAAGTTCTCCACACGCCGGGCCACTCGCCGGGCAGCCTTTCGCTCCATCTTCCAGGCGACGACGCGCGTATCTTTGCCGGTGACACGTTGTTTCAGGGCAGCATCGGGCGTGCAGACCTGTGGGGCGGCTCTCATCAGCAACTGCTCCGCTCCATCCATGAAAAACTGCTTCGCTTCCCCGACGAAACTCCCGTCTTCCCGGGCCACGGTCTCAGCACCACCATCGGCCGCGAACGCGAGTCGAATCCATTTCTGCAGGACTTGTAG
- a CDS encoding iron-sulfur cluster assembly scaffold protein — protein sequence MYSNEVLDHFHNPRNVGEIGAPSAAVAASNPVCGDAMKLWILVRDEKVFEAKFKVQGCVPAVACGSWLTEAIKGKTIPELAAISPEQVEQQLGGLPAASHHASMLAVAALREALEKLSP from the coding sequence ATGTATTCCAACGAGGTCCTGGACCACTTCCACAACCCGCGCAATGTGGGCGAGATTGGTGCGCCAAGCGCTGCGGTGGCGGCCAGCAACCCCGTCTGCGGCGACGCCATGAAGCTGTGGATTCTGGTCCGCGATGAGAAAGTGTTCGAGGCAAAATTCAAAGTCCAGGGATGCGTTCCGGCCGTCGCCTGCGGATCATGGCTGACGGAGGCTATCAAAGGAAAAACCATCCCTGAGCTTGCAGCCATCAGCCCCGAACAGGTCGAGCAGCAACTCGGCGGCCTGCCCGCAGCCTCCCACCACGCCAGCATGCTGGCCGTTGCAGCCCTGCGTGAAGCGCTGGAGAAGCTAAGCCCTTGA
- the pdxT gene encoding pyridoxal 5'-phosphate synthase glutaminase subunit PdxT: MGSKEWKTIGILAVQGDFAMHAKMLDRIGATWKLVKHAEDFANIDALILPGGETTTMLKFLAERKIDDAIQRFAKENKPIFGTCAGAILMAKEVTSPEQERLGLIDISIERNAYGRQVDSSIQQGECPEISDHPVEMVFIRAPIIRRVGQGVKVLGRAGDLPVLVEQDNLLAATFHPELTADETIHCFFLKKIIQS; this comes from the coding sequence ATGGGAAGCAAGGAATGGAAAACAATTGGCATTCTTGCCGTCCAGGGCGATTTTGCCATGCACGCCAAAATGCTGGACCGGATCGGCGCAACCTGGAAACTGGTGAAGCACGCGGAAGACTTTGCTAACATCGATGCTCTTATCCTGCCTGGCGGCGAGACGACCACCATGCTGAAGTTTCTGGCCGAGCGAAAAATTGACGATGCCATCCAGCGTTTTGCAAAAGAGAACAAACCGATTTTCGGGACCTGTGCCGGAGCGATCCTGATGGCGAAAGAGGTAACGAGCCCTGAACAGGAGCGGCTGGGGCTGATCGACATTTCCATTGAGCGTAACGCCTACGGACGCCAGGTGGACAGTTCCATCCAGCAGGGCGAGTGCCCTGAAATCTCAGACCACCCAGTCGAGATGGTTTTTATCCGCGCCCCCATCATCCGTCGAGTCGGCCAGGGCGTTAAAGTCTTGGGCCGCGCAGGAGATTTGCCCGTGCTGGTGGAGCAAGACAATCTGCTGGCGGCCACTTTCCATCCGGAGTTAACGGCCGACGAAACCATCCACTGCTTTTTCCTCAAAAAGATTATCCAGAGCTGA
- the ychF gene encoding redox-regulated ATPase YchF has product MGRRNLRPESIRPPPALHSTRRITNPPLSRLRGTTRWPSQPLRSAANVLVSKSISQPVPTSHTQSGKDIVLKIGIVGLNMVGKTTLFKILTRARGDKLAGGKPEAHLGVVKVPDARLDCLAGMFNPKKLVHASIEYVDTPASVIQLARTGTQSAALKEMDALVHVVRVFEDPAIPAEGGNVDARRDIESVELELVLSDLAIIEKRLERLDKDIKKQKNPALEKEHQALLRAKLALEAQTPLREMDFVADDERALRGFTFLSIKPMLYVLNLGEKDAPRANAAEEFAHQAGLKQRPRTAVTAVCGKIEEELSELGDEDSGEFLASYGLKESAISRLIRSSYQLLGLISFFTVGEDECRAWTIREGMTALDAAGAIHSDIQHGFIRAEVIPYQDLMDAGGFAEARTRGTLRLEGKEYLVHDGEIVHFRHSG; this is encoded by the coding sequence ATGGGCCGGCGGAACCTACGGCCGGAATCAATCCGGCCACCGCCGGCCCTGCACTCCACCCGCCGCATAACCAATCCCCCTCTTTCCAGGCTTCGAGGCACGACGAGATGGCCCTCCCAACCTCTACGGTCTGCGGCCAATGTGTTAGTATCGAAATCTATATCTCAACCAGTTCCCACATCGCATACGCAAAGCGGAAAGGACATTGTGCTCAAGATCGGAATTGTCGGCCTCAACATGGTGGGCAAAACCACGCTGTTCAAGATCCTCACCCGTGCTCGCGGTGACAAGCTGGCAGGTGGCAAGCCTGAAGCCCACCTGGGCGTTGTGAAAGTGCCCGACGCGCGCCTCGACTGCCTGGCGGGAATGTTCAATCCGAAAAAGCTCGTCCATGCCAGCATCGAGTACGTGGATACGCCTGCCAGCGTCATTCAATTGGCGCGCACGGGAACGCAATCCGCCGCCTTGAAGGAAATGGACGCGCTCGTACACGTGGTGCGCGTCTTTGAGGACCCTGCCATTCCTGCTGAAGGCGGTAACGTCGACGCCAGGCGCGACATCGAATCCGTCGAGCTTGAGCTGGTGCTTTCCGATCTGGCCATCATTGAAAAACGCCTCGAGAGGCTCGACAAAGACATCAAGAAACAGAAGAACCCTGCGCTTGAGAAAGAACATCAGGCCTTGCTGCGGGCCAAACTGGCGCTCGAGGCGCAGACCCCTTTGCGTGAAATGGATTTTGTGGCCGATGACGAGCGCGCTTTGCGCGGGTTTACTTTTCTCTCCATCAAACCGATGCTCTACGTGCTGAATCTGGGAGAAAAAGACGCGCCCCGGGCCAACGCTGCGGAAGAGTTTGCGCACCAGGCCGGACTGAAGCAGCGCCCGCGCACGGCCGTTACAGCCGTCTGCGGTAAAATTGAAGAGGAGCTTTCCGAGTTGGGTGACGAAGACTCCGGGGAATTCCTGGCCAGCTACGGTTTAAAGGAATCAGCCATTTCGAGGCTGATCCGCTCCAGCTACCAGTTGCTGGGCCTGATTTCATTCTTCACCGTGGGCGAGGATGAGTGCCGCGCCTGGACCATTCGCGAGGGTATGACAGCGCTCGATGCCGCAGGCGCAATCCATTCTGACATCCAGCATGGCTTCATCCGCGCCGAGGTGATTCCCTATCAGGACCTGATGGATGCCGGCGGCTTTGCCGAGGCCCGCACCCGCGGCACGCTGAGACTCGAAGGCAAGGAGTATCTGGTCCACGACGGAGAGATTGTGCACTTCCGGCATTCGGGCTGA